The segment TCATTTCCTTCTATCCCTGTTTTTTTATAAGTTTGTATCACAAGGTCCCAGAATAACTGCCATAAATTGCAAGCCAAATCTGTGCTCTTCTATGTCCTCAAGCCTTAAAGGACTTTTGGAGGATTCAGCCAAAGCTTTGTCCTCCCCAGGAGACAGAACACAGGTAGCAAAAAGAATTTTGTGTTCTTTAGTCCACCCTACTGAAACCAGCCAGCCTCAGGCTGTATGTTTGTTAATAAGGGCAAATAAACTTGAGATGGAGCCTTCAATCAGAACTGTGCACTATCACAATTCAGCTTCATTTTCAGCTCCTACTTAGCAAGAAGGGGCAGGATTTCCCATCTCCCACAGCCTGGTATCTGCTCAATACAGCCTGCTGATATCCCACCAGAACTCCAGTCAGCCATGTGCACAGGGCTTAGTCAATCTCTGTGGCAAAATTCTTCTCATTTCAATTATCAGAAGCTGGAATTATTAGCCAGTGATATTTGTTTTACATTGTGCCCACTGGGTTTTCACCACAAAAGCCTGCTCTGCAAGTGGCACAAGTTATTCTACAATCATTCTTGAAATAGATTTCTCTTTATAATGATTAGCCCATAGAATATGattcatttttcagagaaaCAGCTTTTAGGATTTTTAATAACCTATTgtccacagcccagctgggagtTAACCCACCTGGCTCCCCTCCATCTTCTTGCTGCTTGCCACCACAGGGAAGGAAATGGTGCAATGCAGCTCCCAGGACTGTGCAATGCCAGGGATTGTTCCACATCCTTCTGTTACTGGGTCCTAAGTGGCCAATTCATGTCTTTCACAACTGCACCTACCAACTGTTAAATTAACATCTTGGGTGCCCAGCACAAGGATCCCTTCAGCTTCAGTTCTGAGTTTCCTCCTGCCCAAGGTGAGAGGTTTCACCCAGAAAAGATGAAGAAGGCACTGAGACATCCCAAATGTATCATCCTATACTTGAAAGCTGTTTTATTAAGAGTACTTCACCACAAGTGCATTAGATATATTGCAGAAGCAATGGCattttgatgtgtttttaaaCACCACAGCAAGATACAAAGCAAGGTACAATGCTGTTAGGATCTCTTatagggaagaaataaaaataaatgtacacAGTTATGAGCAATTTGCAGtcagccctgcacacaggagAGATGGGAAAACAATTGCAAAGagcaggcagctcagagcctgcTTTTACAAAGCACCAGACTGCAAAACAGGACTCAAGGAAAATCTTCTTCAGGGTCTGTGCACCCATAACACCTCCCCTTCTCATACCTACCAGCTTGGCTTTACACTAAGCCTTTCCTTCACAAGACTTTGTAGAGTGGAGTGAAGTGCTGCAATCCTTGCTTTGGTAGAATTTGGAGCATGTGATTTCACAGGAGTCTATAAAAATCAGTAGCTTTTCAAGGCAGGTCTGCCCCAGGCTGAAGTTATCTAATGAGATATTTAGAACTCACCCActgcaaactgaaataaatcagaaataaaatctggttGAGAGAGATCGTTATTGCAGAAATCCCACTGGACACCCCTCAACTGGGAATGGCCAGACATTCCctgaaaaaagtttttatttttaaatggttttgattgcagtaggaaaaaaaacatccagCAGCCAGTAGTTGGCTAGAGCTAGCCAAGCTCAGAAACACTTTACAACCTCTCTGCTATGAAATCTTCATTGAAAACACCACCCTTACCCCCTCCCCTGCTAGCTCCTGCTAAGGAGAGCTGAGAGGGTTTGCAGAGAGCTTGTGtcaaatgaaggagaaaaagcaatgaAGGTTGTTTCTGGCAAGGGTCACACAAAGCCACACACCCCAACTTTCAGCTCAGGGATAAGCACCATTCCCAGACCCTGAATTGCCACTGAGAATCCTTACCAGCACATTGTGTCATTTATCAGCCAAGACTCCAGTATATTAAGCAAATTACAACCAAAAGCCCATCCAAACTGGACTGAAGGGACAAAACATTTACATAAATATCTGTTTGGTGGTTATGAGTGTGGAAACAAGCAGTTCTTCCTGGCAGGAtggagaagaaagcagcagggatAAAACCAGCCAAACCACTTGTTGTAGCCCCAGGGAGGGCTGAaagattttttgggaattaaatATTGGCTGTAAAGCAAATCTTGGAAACACAAGTGAAAAATTTGTCTCCAACTGCTTGTTCCATGGAGGTTTTCAGAAAACACAATGTACAGATGCCTTTGCAAGCTAGAAATGGGGCAGACACACATctgtttcttgaaaaaaatctgtgggaCTTCCAGAGGTTTCTGTAACTTGAAATATCAAATAATTTATGTGAAAGCACCATGACTCATTTAAATTTCATATTAACCAAGACATGTCTGTAAAGAAAATCTAACACTTTTCTGTAAGTAATgcagaaaaatcaaactgaagGATTATCAGAGACACAGAGAAGTCTGCTTCATAGTACAATAGCTGAAACCAAGAAAGTACTAAAGGCATCACTTTAAAACCTAGAATTATTGAACTCCAGGTCAGTTTTCCCATGCAACGTGGATTTGCAACTGTTGTTTTAGAACTTGAAGATGTTTTATTAAGTATTACACACTGGTTCAAAACCAGAGTTTCATGAACAGACTTCGTGGATTTAAGTGAAATAATTGACAATTTCAgctgaaccccaaaaaaataaatgtttcattgCAAAatcatctgatttttttttttttttttttttttttggttaagtGAATACTCATTAATGTCCTGTGTTCTCAGTCACAAAGCTGTGGTGGCACTAACAACCAGGGAGGAATGAGCAGCAAAGGACAaacaggtgacaggtgacatCCACCTTCTCCCTCCAGCTCAATCCTCTGAATCATATGTGTGGTTCCTGCCATTTTTGGCCAGAATGTGCCCTTACTtcaggatggggaaaaaaaggtgttaAGAAACAGCTCAACCAGAGTTTCCTGAAATGTGGGGTTGTTCATTTCCATCAGTTACTGTGTGCTAAGAGCCCAATTCTTGTATCCATCTTTCCCAACCAGCTTTAACAGCTGCTAGAGCCTGCAGACCTTCAATATGGCAACACCACTTCCTGGAGCTGCAATACTTTGCTGGAGACTGATTGGCCAAGATAACAGACTTGGCTTTCAAAAGCACATAAATacctcagctggcagctgttCCACGTCTTTGACTGGATCAAAGAACACGGGTGACACGGCTCCAAAATGCCAGCCCTCAGTCTGGTCACTCTGGTCAGCTTGGTGTCCACTGGTGAGTTGAGATTGCTGTAATGCAGCTGGGCTTGACTGGGTTTAGGCAGACAATAAGGAATTATTGAAATTCACTTGAACATAAATaatgctgaggtttttttcctctagtttTATGAAGAATTATGATAATATGGACAGTTATGGCTATTATAAAATATGGAATTAGGTGTGCATTAAGAGACATATATATTGAAGTAGTTGGAGGTttcagaatcataaaatcattaaggtttgaaaagacctctaagatcatcaagtccaaccatcaacccagcaccattaaaaagtaaaagtagTTTATTTCACAAATGATTTTTAAACATCTTTATCTAtagctttgctttctttttggtGCATAAAGTaagacatcaggaaaaaattaatcaagCCTATCCAGCAGGTTGTATAATGTCCTTTTACCTACAGTTTCTGAAACGACAAACTCCTTTGAGCTCACGTCCTTCACTTTAAGCAGCCTATTTTGTACAAGAACACTTTCTCTTGCACTGGACTAACAACGTGgctgaatttttcctgtttttcctctttcccacGTGAAGTTTTCACCAAGCAGCTGGATGCACACCCGCCCCAACAGCAGCACcggcactgggcacagctgtgcagcGGGAACCCCACCAACCGCATCCGCGGCTGCGACAGATACGGCTGCGGCAGCTTCGGAGCCGACAGGTAACACTGGCACCCAGGGCACCTGCTTTCCTGAAGAACATGCTCTGCCAGGAGAAAGAGTACAGTCACCAGAGATGACACTCAGAATGAAGGAACACTGCTgtctgcaggagctcctgctgatttttgggatattcTTTGGCAATCTTACAGAAGCACAGTGATGCCACTGCTGACGACAGATGCAGGAgtgaaggagcagggctgttACATGAATTACAGACAGAGTAAAGGAAATGGAAGTATTTCAAGGATTTGTGTCATTTACCCTTGTTGCTTATTCTCCAGAAATTAAACTAACAGTCAGCAACAGCTTACCGGAAACTGAGTAGATTCAATCACACAAACTAAAGATCTGTCAGCATCACTGTCTTTAAGTAGGGACTTCATACAAAGCCAGGTTACATTTCTCTGAAGAAATGCTTTTATATGTGGAATGACACTTGCATTTTCTTGTCATCTTCTCTTCCCACCTCTATAAGCATCCATCCTCATCATGCAACTTCCAAATTTCTAAGTGAGAAAATGCCAGCCAAGATTCTATTTTACACagagtttttttggggggaaaaaattggtACTTTTCTATAACAGTTTGAAATGCCCCATGAacttgggaaaataaaaaaataagcttaaatttgaaatttcatCCTACTCTAAAGAAGGTCAGAGTAATGTGagcaatttgaaaaaaaaaaagatgcttcAAACCTGCTACCTCTGTCCAAATTCATTGCAGGTAAAAAATTTTTGTTAGACAAGCTTCAGCCATTATCCTGCAGTAAGTGACCAATTGATACATAACATTAGCCTTGAGAAATGTCCCTAATTACGTATTTtctcctccagggacagtggcaAAGGAAAGCACTTGGGTGTGGATGTCATCTGTTCCGACGGAGCCACGGTGTACGCGCCTTTCAGCGGGCAGCTCTCGGGACCCATCCGGTTCTTCCACAATGGAAATGCCATTGATGATGGAGTCCAAATCAGGGGATCAGGTCAGTAATCAACAGCAGGTGTGCTGTGAGGAGTGCACAAGTTATCATTTACTTGAGCAAGGTTGCTGTGGTTCTTCAGTTCAAGCACAGTGTTGATTAATCTGACATCCTCTCTAGTTCGCTGAAATATGGGATAGCACGAGTAGGATGTAGTCCTTTCCTATGCTTTTCttggagaggagggaagaaaggacTTGAAAAACAGGTAGCAGGAAAATAACaacctcaaataaaaaaataggaaacagTTAAAACAAAGCACCGGAAATATATCCTCAGTTTTGCTGAGAGGATGTTTTCCTGTCTCTATTTTCCaactcccttttttcctttttgccctGGCAAATATAGCAATTTTAATTTCACCATTGTTGGTACCTTGACTGTATTTCTGCTTCATCCTAACAGTCTCCAGTGAGAGGCTGGCAGGGAATGCTTCTTGCTCACCCCAGGAGCAGATGCAGCTGATGTTTCCTGACCTggcttcctctccctctctcccaggTTTCTGTGTGAAGCTGGTCTGCATTCACCCCTTCCGCTACCACGGCCAAATCCGCAGAGGGCAACGACTCGGGAAAATGCTGCCAATGCAAAAAGTGTATCCTGGCATTATTTCTCATATCCACGTTGAGAACTGCGACCACTCTGATCCTACTCATCTGCTTACGCCTGGTAAAAACACCCTTAACAACAGAAAACACCACTCAGAACAAGAGCAGATGTGCGCTCTAGGACCTGTGAtgctttttgaatttttgtatttaaagcttttttcttctaTGAAATAACTCTAATCTAGAAACATTACCATCCAGCTTAGGTCTACTTTCCATTTACATTTCCTAAAGGATTAAAAATTTTATGGAGAAAAATCCAACTACAAGCATGGGATGTAATGTCAGTATGTTCTCAGCTAACTGTAAATCAAGCAGAGCAGTTGCAAACATGCAAGTGTTAACACAATCTAGAAGCTAACTTTGATGTGCTGTGTTCCTGTATTTCAAAGCTGTCCCACCATCACAACAACAACAGGACGGGCGCTGGGCCGCAGTGTGTTCTGGGAACCCCACCAACGAGATAAGAGGCTGTGACAAGTATGGATGTGGATACTTTGGAGCTCCAAGGTAATCTTAATAATTGGAACACATGAGGTTCCACTGAAGTAAAAGTTCAACTTTGTTTAGGTCACATAAAAATTACAATTTGAAGGCTTAGATTGGACTTGAGGAAACTTTTAGGCTGCCCACATTGTACTTAACACCTCTCTGCTTGGAGCTTTTTATCAGACTAAGCCATGCCTGACCTGACCTAGTGTTGGGAACACTCCTGATTCGAGTGGAAGGTTGGACTTCATGTCCTTCACACAACTAAACTTTCTGTGACCCTATGGTTTTATTTAAAGACCTGGAAGAAAGGCATTTTTCTCCAACTCTAACCATCCACCTTACATGACACTACCTCACCTATACCTTTGCATATCCTTCAGCCAGTTTGCTGCCATTATTTCTGTGCTAACAACTCCTTTCCAGACCTCAGCATGTGCTGCCTAACCCCTGTCTGTAGCACTGGGCCTGACCAGAGATTTCTGTAATGCTGTGTTTGTTTCCAGACGCAGTGGCAAAGGGAAGCACCGTGCAGTGGATGTCATCTGTGCTGATGGGGCGACTGTGTACGCTCCCTTCTCTGGCCAGCTCTCTGGGCCTGTTAAATTCTTCCACAATGGAAATGCCATTGATGATGGAGTCCAAATCAGGGGATCAGGTAAATAGCTATCtttaatttaacatttctttatCTTGAGCTCATATAGGATCCATTACCTTGCAGTTAACCAAGTAGTTTAGCCAAGTTTCCTTCTATCCACTTCCATACAGATCTTCTTGTTCCTGCTACAATGCTAATAACTGAGTTCAAGCTTTTCCCTTCCCTACAGCACAAATTCCTACCTTCTCCTTGCCTTCCATCTTCCCTCTTGTACCAAGTCAATGACTCCAACCCCTATATAACTTTAATGACCACAGTATTTCTGCTATTCTGGTGTTTCCACTGTTGCTATCTCAGTGGAAAGGACAAGACAGacattttcaatatttctgaaattcagtACAGAAGAACAAATGCTTCATCAGTCATCGAGTGTTTTCGCTCCTCTTTTTTCATCAGGATTCTGTGTAAAACTACTCTGTATCCATCCCATAAGATACAATGGTGCAATTTCCAAGGGACAAGTCCTTGGGAGAATGCTGCCGATGCAAAGAGTATTTCCTGGGATCACATCTCATATTCACATTGAGAACTGCGACCACTCGGATCCTACGAGCAATCTTGAAAGGGGGAAAGGGCAAGAAgtttgaaatggaaatgcagTAAATTCCAAATAAATCCATCTCAGCATccaaaagttgttttttcttcccatgcACAACAATTTATATTCTCACCTATCAATACTTTGAGCCTTACTCAAGCAGTGTCTGTTGGATAGCAACAGGGactcacaaaacaaaaaaaagatttgtttgTTGCAATTTGCATTTACTAGAGAATCAGGAAATGAGCAATGACTAGCTATAGGCTTTCTCAAAGTCTGAAAAATCATATAAAATGCAAAGTGCTCACTCCCTCCTGTGGCAGAGGAGGCTCATTCCTGTCAGCTTCTCCCCAAGCACCAGCTGGCCTCACTTGTTCAGATCAGGGAGAACAAATGCTCTAAAAAAGAACACATCAAAAATCCCAACATTCATCAATGCAGGCCTATTTAACTGGAAGCTTGGAGCTGGAGCAAGCTGACATTCAACAGCTGCATTTGAGTaccttaaaggtcttttccaaccttagcAATTCCATGATTTGTGGTTTCACAAAAACAGTGCCTGAGTGACAGGGACGGAGAGAGGGACACTATTCAAAGCAGCCATTTAAGAGTTTTCCCCTGAACTGTAACTCTGTCACCAGTGTTTATAAATACACTAACACTGTTCTGTTGGCTGGAGAGACAGGGAAGACTCCAGGACTTTCCAGAAACTCCATTTTATGGTCTGCATGTCAAAAATCAGGTTTCATGCTCAAACATGAAATGACAATGACTGATTTGCCATTCTCCAGTCTCTCCCAAGGTTTGTCACATACATGGCTTCTGGCAGAGAGAACCTCAACAGGACACAGTGCAACAGATGGATGAGTCTAGTATCAGTGTATGGATTAAACCACTTTATTACATTTCCAGTTGAAGAAACCACACATCTTGAACAAAATACTGTTTGGAAAAATCTGAGTTTTGTGTTTAAATTCTAATCCCCTGGATTATGGAAGTGCTCAGCTCACAGCCCCTACTAACCAGAGTTAGAGAGATGCTCCTTACCTGTGCAGCAGGCAATAAAGGCAGGTCTGTGTGTTACCTTGAATCCTTGGTTTCCAGCTAGGAACATGTGTGCCCAA is part of the Oenanthe melanoleuca isolate GR-GAL-2019-014 chromosome 13, OMel1.0, whole genome shotgun sequence genome and harbors:
- the LECT2 gene encoding leukocyte cell-derived chemotaxin-2, encoding MPALSLVTLVSLVSTVFTKQLDAHPPQQQHRHWAQLCSGNPTNRIRGCDRYGCGSFGADRDSGKGKHLGVDVICSDGATVYAPFSGQLSGPIRFFHNGNAIDDGVQIRGSGFCVKLVCIHPFRYHGQIRRGQRLGKMLPMQKVYPGIISHIHVENCDHSDPTHLLTPAVPPSQQQQDGRWAAVCSGNPTNEIRGCDKYGCGYFGAPRRSGKGKHRAVDVICADGATVYAPFSGQLSGPVKFFHNGNAIDDGVQIRGSGFCVKLLCIHPIRYNGAISKGQVLGRMLPMQRVFPGITSHIHIENCDHSDPTSNLERGKGQEV